The Thioalkalivibrio sulfidiphilus HL-EbGr7 genome includes a window with the following:
- the glnD gene encoding [protein-PII] uridylyltransferase, whose protein sequence is MAIASPVEPRSHTDWVTLPDAVALPLDWGHHERTLRARLTDIKAYGDCLEAARRTLEAGFRSGVSVVELVHGRAAIIDRILALAWEGFGLEARPDMALIAVGGYGRGELHPGSDVDLLLLHDGPLAEETGEAISRFLTFLWDIGLQVGHSVRSLEECTEEAARDITVATNLMEARLLAGDDVLMGRLAAAMSPERTWASGEYFAAKLREQEMRHHRFGDTAYRLEPNLKESPGGLRDIQMIGWVSERHFGASSLHELVAQDFLNEAEYRDLVDGQTFLWRVRFALHTLTGRKEDRLLFDHQRALANQLGFTDQNHNLAVEQFMQQYFRTVMELERLNEMLLQHFREALLPGKGDDTPVPINRRFQDRHGYIETVHERVFEQHPQALLEIFLLLEQHPELQGVRAATIRQIRAHRHLIDEDFRASLASRSLFMEILRQPQGLTHQLRRMNRYGVLAAYLPAFGLIVGRMQYDLFHAFTVDEHTLFVIRNLRRFAVPELADELPHCSHVFKGIPKPELLYLAGLFHDIAKGRGGDHSELGAEEAREFCLNHGLSQYDANLVAWLVRAHLLMSLTAQRKDISDPDVVQDFAAQVGNNTRLDYLYLLTVADIRGTNPELWNSWKDSLLSTLYGATQRVLRRGLDNPPDQEELVHEAQTQALGLLRDQGMDETACLRLWEEFEPEYFLRHSADEIAWHTRAVLESGPDTRPLVRVRRETARGSTEIFLYTEDHPNLFALTTTALTQLGLDIVDARIITTPSGKTLDTFLVLEDEGHPVMDPLRMDEIAQVLTERLGNPDQPPTAVVRSTPRRLKHFNVPTRIEFGDRLHFNRTLLAITTGDRPGLLSRIGTTLTRCGIKVHNAKIATAGEQADDVFYITDLEDRPIQDRERQGEIEKALREALE, encoded by the coding sequence ATGGCCATTGCCTCCCCCGTCGAACCCCGCAGCCATACCGACTGGGTCACCCTGCCGGACGCGGTGGCCCTGCCCCTGGACTGGGGCCATCACGAGCGCACCCTGCGCGCCCGCCTGACCGACATCAAGGCCTACGGCGACTGCCTGGAGGCCGCCCGGCGCACCCTGGAGGCGGGCTTCCGCTCCGGGGTCAGCGTGGTGGAGCTGGTGCACGGCCGGGCCGCCATCATCGACCGCATCCTGGCCCTGGCCTGGGAGGGCTTCGGCCTGGAGGCCCGGCCGGACATGGCCCTGATCGCCGTGGGCGGCTACGGCCGCGGCGAGCTGCACCCTGGCTCGGACGTGGACCTGCTGCTGCTGCACGACGGCCCGCTGGCCGAAGAGACCGGCGAGGCCATCAGCCGCTTCCTCACCTTCCTCTGGGACATCGGCCTGCAGGTGGGTCACAGCGTGCGCAGCCTGGAGGAGTGCACCGAGGAGGCGGCGCGCGACATCACCGTGGCCACCAACCTCATGGAGGCGCGCCTGCTGGCCGGGGACGACGTGCTCATGGGGCGTCTTGCAGCGGCCATGTCCCCCGAACGCACCTGGGCCAGCGGCGAATACTTCGCCGCCAAGCTCCGCGAGCAGGAGATGCGTCATCACCGCTTCGGCGACACCGCCTACCGCCTGGAACCCAACCTCAAGGAAAGCCCCGGCGGCCTGCGCGACATCCAGATGATCGGCTGGGTGAGTGAGCGCCACTTCGGCGCCAGCAGCCTCCACGAACTGGTGGCCCAGGACTTCCTCAACGAGGCCGAGTACCGGGACCTGGTGGACGGCCAGACCTTCCTGTGGCGGGTGCGCTTCGCCCTGCACACCCTCACCGGGCGCAAGGAGGACCGCCTGCTGTTCGACCACCAGCGGGCCCTGGCCAACCAGCTGGGCTTCACCGACCAGAATCACAACCTGGCGGTGGAGCAGTTCATGCAGCAGTACTTCCGCACGGTCATGGAACTGGAGCGGCTCAACGAGATGCTGCTGCAGCATTTCCGGGAGGCCCTGCTGCCAGGCAAGGGTGACGACACCCCCGTACCCATCAACCGCCGCTTCCAGGACCGTCACGGATACATCGAGACCGTCCACGAACGGGTCTTCGAGCAGCACCCCCAGGCCCTGCTGGAGATCTTCCTGCTGCTGGAACAGCATCCGGAACTGCAGGGTGTACGCGCTGCCACCATCCGCCAGATCCGCGCCCACCGGCACCTGATCGACGAGGACTTTCGCGCCAGCCTGGCCAGCCGCAGCCTGTTCATGGAGATCCTGCGCCAGCCCCAGGGCCTGACCCACCAGCTGCGGCGCATGAACCGCTACGGCGTGCTGGCCGCCTACCTGCCCGCCTTCGGCCTGATCGTCGGGCGCATGCAGTACGACCTGTTCCACGCCTTCACCGTGGACGAGCACACCCTGTTCGTGATCCGCAACCTGCGCCGCTTCGCCGTGCCCGAACTGGCCGACGAGCTGCCCCACTGCAGCCATGTGTTCAAGGGGATCCCCAAGCCCGAGCTGCTGTATCTCGCCGGCCTGTTCCATGACATCGCCAAGGGCCGGGGCGGGGACCATTCCGAACTGGGCGCCGAGGAGGCCCGTGAGTTCTGTCTCAACCACGGCCTGTCCCAGTACGACGCCAACCTGGTGGCCTGGCTGGTGCGTGCCCACCTGCTCATGTCCCTGACCGCCCAGCGCAAGGACATTTCAGACCCGGACGTGGTGCAGGACTTCGCCGCCCAGGTGGGTAACAACACCCGCCTGGACTACCTCTACCTGCTCACCGTGGCCGACATCCGCGGCACCAACCCGGAGCTGTGGAATTCCTGGAAGGACTCCCTGTTGTCCACACTCTATGGCGCCACCCAGCGGGTGTTGCGCCGGGGCCTGGACAACCCGCCGGACCAGGAGGAACTGGTCCACGAGGCCCAGACCCAGGCGCTTGGCCTGCTGCGGGACCAGGGCATGGACGAGACCGCGTGTCTCAGGCTCTGGGAGGAGTTCGAGCCGGAATACTTCCTGCGCCATTCCGCCGACGAGATCGCCTGGCATACCCGGGCGGTGCTGGAGTCGGGCCCGGACACCCGTCCCCTGGTGCGGGTGCGCCGCGAGACCGCCCGGGGTAGCACCGAGATCTTCCTCTACACCGAGGACCATCCCAACCTGTTCGCCCTGACCACCACCGCGCTCACCCAGCTGGGCCTGGACATCGTGGACGCGCGCATCATCACCACCCCCAGCGGCAAGACCCTGGACACCTTCCTGGTGCTGGAGGACGAGGGTCACCCGGTGATGGACCCCCTGCGCATGGACGAGATCGCCCAGGTGCTCACCGAGCGTCTCGGCAACCCGGACCAGCCGCCCACCGCCGTGGTGCGCAGCACCCCGCGCCGGCTCAAGCACTTCAACGTGCCGACCCGTATCGAGTTCGGCGATCGCCTGCACTTCAACCGCACCCTGCTGGCCATCACCACCGGCGACCGCCCCGGTCTGCTGTCGCGCATCGGCACCACGCTGACCCGCTGCGGCATCAAGGTGCACAACGCCAAGATCGCCACCGCCGGCGAACAGGCCGACGACGTGTTCTACATCACCGACCTGGAAGACCGGCCCATCCAGGACCGGGAACGGCAGGGGGAGATTGAGAAGGCGTTGCGGGAAGCGCTTGAGTAA
- the map gene encoding type I methionyl aminopeptidase, with protein sequence MAVTIKTPEEIDKMRVAGRLAAQVLEMIIPHVQAGVSTDELDRICHDYIVNDLDAVPAPLNYKGFPRSICTSINHQVCHGIPGDKRLKNGDILNIDITVIKDGYHGDTSRMFFIGKPSVSAKRVVDVAHKALWLGIEQVRPGARLGDIGHAIQSYVEAQHCSVVREYCGHGIGKVFHEDPQVLHYGEPGKGLELKPGMTFTIEPMVNVGKRHTRLLADGWTVVTKDHSLSAQWEHTILVTENGYEVLTLRQEEKDHAI encoded by the coding sequence ATGGCCGTCACCATCAAGACCCCCGAAGAGATCGACAAGATGCGCGTGGCCGGCCGCCTGGCCGCCCAGGTCCTGGAGATGATCATTCCCCACGTCCAGGCCGGCGTCAGCACCGACGAACTGGACCGGATCTGCCACGACTACATCGTCAACGACCTGGACGCGGTGCCCGCCCCCCTGAACTACAAGGGTTTTCCCCGTTCCATCTGCACCTCCATCAACCACCAGGTCTGCCACGGCATCCCCGGGGACAAGCGCCTGAAAAACGGTGACATCCTCAATATCGACATCACCGTCATCAAGGACGGCTACCACGGCGACACCAGCCGCATGTTCTTCATCGGCAAGCCCTCGGTGAGCGCCAAGCGGGTGGTGGACGTGGCTCACAAGGCCCTGTGGCTGGGCATCGAGCAGGTGCGCCCCGGCGCCCGGCTGGGGGACATCGGCCATGCCATCCAGAGCTACGTGGAGGCCCAGCACTGCAGCGTGGTGCGGGAATACTGCGGCCACGGCATCGGCAAGGTGTTCCACGAAGATCCCCAGGTGCTGCACTACGGCGAGCCCGGCAAGGGCCTGGAACTCAAGCCCGGCATGACCTTCACCATCGAGCCCATGGTCAACGTGGGCAAGCGCCACACCCGCCTGCTGGCCGATGGCTGGACCGTGGTCACCAAGGACCACAGCCTCTCCGCCCAGTGGGAACACACCATCCTGGTCACCGAAAACGGATACGAGGTGCTGACCCTGCGACAGGAAGAGAAGGACCACGCCATCTAG